One Helianthus annuus cultivar XRQ/B chromosome 7, HanXRQr2.0-SUNRISE, whole genome shotgun sequence genomic region harbors:
- the LOC110866597 gene encoding uncharacterized protein LOC110866597 has protein sequence MKKGFTSLQGVTSAIKQLATGSPPDENDEYLHMAERTSRECLEYFCETVCKIYAPEFLRRPTSHDMALLYQAHGDKHHLPGIVGSLDCTHSVWRMCPTEFRGQYMRRDHHYRTVMLEAVASPDLWILHAFCGPPGAQNNINVLQQSPLFLTKRNGTTPKCPFYVNNYLYKCGYHLVDGIYPTWSVFVKLFPYPHLLDEKKFKKQHEAARKDVEQTFGVLKSK, from the coding sequence ATGAAGAAGGGTTTTACATCGTTGCAAGGAGTTACATCGGctattaaacaacttgcaaccggtagCCCTCCAGATGAGAACGACGAGTATTTACATATGGCCGAAAGGACTTCCCGCGAGTGTCTAGAATATTTCTGTGAAACGGTATGTAAAATATACGCTCCCGAGTTCTTACGTAGGCCAACAAGCCATGACATGGCGCTTTTGTACCAAGCTCATGGGGATAAACATCACCTTCCAGGTATTGTGGGTAGCCTTGATTGCACCCATTCCGTATGGAGAATGTGTCCCACAGAGTTTCGGGGCCAATATATGAGAAGAGATCACCATTACCGTACAGTTATGCTCGAAGCGGTGGCATCTCCAGATTTGTGGATTTTGCATGCTTTTTGCGGTCCTCCAGGTGCACAAAACAACATCAATGTGCTTCAACAATCtccattatttcttactaaacGAAATGGAACGACACCAAAATGTCCATTTTACGTTAACAACTACTTATACAAATGTGGTTACCATCTCGTGGATGGAATCTACCCTACATGGTCCGTGTTTGTCAAATTATTTCCATATCCTCACCTACTAGACGAAAAGAAGTTCAAGAAGCAACACGAGGCGGCAAGAAAAGACGTGGAACAGACTTTTGGTGTTTTGAAGTCAAAATGA